In Micropterus dolomieu isolate WLL.071019.BEF.003 ecotype Adirondacks linkage group LG17, ASM2129224v1, whole genome shotgun sequence, one genomic interval encodes:
- the LOC123986507 gene encoding general transcription factor II-I repeat domain-containing protein 2B-like — MDLSWKSLRNNNRWRTIKEWEEKRQKKLEEEGGDRAVALHCIIHLQALCSKCLKFQNVMSVIVKYIDYIRSRGLQHSQFHAFLEEIDAAYGDVLYFTEVRQLSWGNVLKRFFELRRELKTFMEQGRMNLPELHDSSWLMDLAFLDDITQELNTLNLKLQDPGQLVTAAFERNYTIFQHADPFSFDVQYAPSVLQMELIDLQCNSELKAKSEFREANGKTVKLGTFLRDLPPSFPELSEMFKWTICLFGSTYLCEKLFSTMKFSKSKYRSRLSDVPLQAILRVSSATSLSANVAQLSDKNEARMTECTYFMLRYSAQLEFFPPKQLVFFNAAFYWPPTDQTGHSSAHRALPGYAPL, encoded by the exons ATGGATCTGTCATGGAAGTCGCTGAGGAATAACAACAGATGGCGCACCATCAAAGAGTGGGAGGAAAAACGGCAAAAAAAATTGGAGGAGGAAGGTGGAGATAGGGCAGTTGCTTTGCACTGCATTATCCATCTGCAGGCACTGTGCAGCAAATGCCTGAAGTTTCAGAATGTGATGTCTGTCATTGTCAAATACATAGATTACATCAGATCCAGGGGATTACAGCACAGCCAGTTCCATGCTTTTTTGGAGGAAATCGATGCAGCGTATGGAGATGTTCTGTACTTCACAGAGGTTCGTCAGCTCAGCTGGGGGAATGTCCTGAAAAGGTTTTTTGAGCTGAGAAGAGAATTGAAGACCTTCATGGAGCAGGGCAGAATGAATCTTCCTGAGCTTCATGATTCCAGCTGGCTGATGGACCTAGCCTTCCTTGATGACATCACACAGGAGCTAAACACACTCAATCTAAAGTTGCAGGACCCAGGCCAGCTTGTTACTGCAGCTTTTGAAAGAAACTACACCATTTTCCAGCATGCAG ATCCCTTCTCCTTTGATGTGCAATATGCCCCCAGTGTGCTACAAATGGAACTCATTGACCTACAGTGCAACTCTGAGCTCAAAGCCAAGAGCGAATTCAGAGAGGCAAATGGAAAAACGGTAAAGCTTGGAACTTTCTTAAGAGATTTACCTCCATCCTTCCCAGAGCTTTCTGAGATGTTCAAGTGGACAATATGCCTTTTTGGAAGCACATATCTCTGTGAGAAACTGTTCTCCACCATGAAATTCAGTAAATCAAAGTACAGGTCCAGGCTCAGTGATGTCCCTCTTCAAGCCATACTGAGGGTTTCATCTGCCACCTCCCTCAGCGCAAATGTGGCTCAGCTGTCTGACAAGAATGAGGCAAGAATGACAGAATGTACATACTTCATGTTAAGATATTCCGCACAGTTggagttttttccccccaaacagTTGGTCTTTTTTAATGCTGCATTTTACTGGCCTCCTACTGACCAGACTGGACACTCATCAGCCCACAG AGCACTTCCTGGTTATGCTCCCCTATGA